A single region of the Sphaeramia orbicularis chromosome 6, fSphaOr1.1, whole genome shotgun sequence genome encodes:
- the rnf141 gene encoding RING finger protein 141 isoform X1 yields MGQQISGQAVMTRLPEKLVKHASLVRESGYLTYEEFLARVAELNDVTAKLAAGQQKHLLFEVQPGSDATALWKVAVRIVCTKINKENGVVEASRIMNLYQFIQLYKDITSQAAEVLSAEGATEGPSAHMPPAESCQASMWMGRVKQLTDEEECCICMDGKADLILPCAHSFCQKCIDKWNGQSRNCPICRLQVTAANESWVMSDFPTEDDMAGYILNLADEAGHPHRPAVTRDSNPPEQ; encoded by the exons ATGGGCCAGCAGATCTCAGGTCAGGCGGTGATGACCCGTCTGCCTGAGAAGCTGGTCAAACACGCCAGCCTCGTACGGGAGAGCGGATACCTGACCTACGAGGAGTTCCTCGCAAGAGTGGCTGAACTCAATGATGT AACTGCCAAACTGGCGGCAGGACAACAGAAACATCTGCTGTTCGAGGTCCAACCTGGATCTGATGCCACAGCTCTGTGGAAGGTTGCAGTTCGGATTGTCTGCACCAAG ATCAACAAGGAGAATGGCGTGGTGGAGGCGTCTCGCATCATGAACCTGTACCAGTTCATCCAACTCTACAAGGACATCACCAGCCAGGCCGCAGAGGTTCTGTCAGCAGAGGGCGCCACCGAGGGGCCCTCGGCCCACATGCCCCCCGCAGAGTCCTGCCAGGCCAGCATGTGGATGGGCAG GGTGAAGCAACTGACTGATGAGGAGGAGTGTTGTATCTGCATGGATGGGAAGGCCGACCTCATCCTGCCCTGCGCTCACAGCTTCTGCCAAAAATGCATCGATAAGTG GAACGGCCAGAGTCGAAACTGTCCCATATGTCGCCTGCAAGTGACGGCTGCCAATGAATCATGGGTAATGTCTGACTTCCCCACGGAGGACGACATGGCGGGATACATCCTGAACCTGGCCGACGAGGCGGGGCACCCCCACAGGCC agcAGTAACCCGGGACAGCAACCCCCCAGAGCAGTAG
- the rnf141 gene encoding RING finger protein 141 isoform X2: protein MGQQISGQAVMTRLPEKLVKHASLVRESGYLTYEEFLARVAELNDVTAKLAAGQQKHLLFEVQPGSDATALWKVAVRIVCTKINKENGVVEASRIMNLYQFIQLYKDITSQAAEVLSAEGATEGPSAHMPPAESCQASMWMGRVKQLTDEEECCICMDGKADLILPCAHSFCQKCIDKWNGQSRNCPICRLQVTAANESWVMSDFPTEDDMAGYILNLADEAGHPHRP from the exons ATGGGCCAGCAGATCTCAGGTCAGGCGGTGATGACCCGTCTGCCTGAGAAGCTGGTCAAACACGCCAGCCTCGTACGGGAGAGCGGATACCTGACCTACGAGGAGTTCCTCGCAAGAGTGGCTGAACTCAATGATGT AACTGCCAAACTGGCGGCAGGACAACAGAAACATCTGCTGTTCGAGGTCCAACCTGGATCTGATGCCACAGCTCTGTGGAAGGTTGCAGTTCGGATTGTCTGCACCAAG ATCAACAAGGAGAATGGCGTGGTGGAGGCGTCTCGCATCATGAACCTGTACCAGTTCATCCAACTCTACAAGGACATCACCAGCCAGGCCGCAGAGGTTCTGTCAGCAGAGGGCGCCACCGAGGGGCCCTCGGCCCACATGCCCCCCGCAGAGTCCTGCCAGGCCAGCATGTGGATGGGCAG GGTGAAGCAACTGACTGATGAGGAGGAGTGTTGTATCTGCATGGATGGGAAGGCCGACCTCATCCTGCCCTGCGCTCACAGCTTCTGCCAAAAATGCATCGATAAGTG GAACGGCCAGAGTCGAAACTGTCCCATATGTCGCCTGCAAGTGACGGCTGCCAATGAATCATGGGTAATGTCTGACTTCCCCACGGAGGACGACATGGCGGGATACATCCTGAACCTGGCCGACGAGGCGGGGCACCCCCACAGGCCGTAA
- the rnf141 gene encoding RING finger protein 141 isoform X3, with protein MGQQISGQAVMTRLPEKLVKHASLVRESGYLTYEEFLARVAELNDVTAKLAAGQQKHLLFEVQPGSDATALWKVAVRIVCTKINKENGVVEASRIMNLYQFIQLYKDITSQAAEVLSAEGATEGPSAHMPPAESCQASMWMGRVKQLTDEEECCICMDGKADLILPCAHSFCQKCIDKWNGQSRNCPICRLQVTAANESWVMSDFPTEDDMAGYILNLADEAGHPHRP; from the exons ATGGGCCAGCAGATCTCAGGTCAGGCGGTGATGACCCGTCTGCCTGAGAAGCTGGTCAAACACGCCAGCCTCGTACGGGAGAGCGGATACCTGACCTACGAGGAGTTCCTCGCAAGAGTGGCTGAACTCAATGATGT AACTGCCAAACTGGCGGCAGGACAACAGAAACATCTGCTGTTCGAGGTCCAACCTGGATCTGATGCCACAGCTCTGTGGAAGGTTGCAGTTCGGATTGTCTGCACCAAG ATCAACAAGGAGAATGGCGTGGTGGAGGCGTCTCGCATCATGAACCTGTACCAGTTCATCCAACTCTACAAGGACATCACCAGCCAGGCCGCAGAGGTTCTGTCAGCAGAGGGCGCCACCGAGGGGCCCTCGGCCCACATGCCCCCCGCAGAGTCCTGCCAGGCCAGCATGTGGATGGGCAG GGTGAAGCAACTGACTGATGAGGAGGAGTGTTGTATCTGCATGGATGGGAAGGCCGACCTCATCCTGCCCTGCGCTCACAGCTTCTGCCAAAAATGCATCGATAAGTG GAACGGCCAGAGTCGAAACTGTCCCATATGTCGCCTGCAAGTGACGGCTGCCAATGAATCATGGGTAATGTCTGACTTCCCCACGGAGGACGACATGGCGGGATACATCCTGAACCTGGCCGACGAGGCGGGGCACCCCCACAGGCC GTAA